Part of the Salinimonas iocasae genome, AACGTTTGGCTTTGAGCCCGCCATTGTTGGCAGTGTGCTGGGTATTTTGCTGGCCTTGGTTATCCTTGGTGGCATTCAGCGCATCGCTGCATTTACTGCGCGTGTCGTTCCGCTGATGGCCGTTATTTATCTGATAGGTGCACTGGCGGTTATTTTTGCCAACCTGGAAAATATCGGGCCTTCATTCGTCGCTATTGTCAGTGATGCGTTTAGTGGTTCAGCCGCAGCGGGTGGCTTTTTGGGAGCTTCGTTAGCGTATGCCTTTAACAAAGGCGTGAATCGTGGATTGTTCTCCAACGAAGCCGGTCAGGGTTCAGCGCCCATAGCGCACGCTGCAGCTAAGACCAAAGAGCCTGCGTCAGAAGGCATGGTGTCACTGCTTGAGCCTTTCATTGATACCATCATGATCTGTACGATAACCGGGTTGGTCATACTGTCTTCCGGTGTCTGGAAAGAAAAGCACGAGAATAACTTCGACCGTTCGGACATGTATTTTGTGCAGGGAACGTATGATGATCAGTCAGCTGAAGATGTTGGCAAGCTCTATAACTTCCTTAACGAAATTAAAGACCACGATATCCAGGCTTATAGCGGAGATATCCGGATCGTAAATGGCACCGCAGTTTCTGATGGCTTTACACTGATTAATGCCCGTTCAGTTGCTGAAGACGTGAAGTACTCTGTTAGCGGTGAGGACCCATTTACCGGGACCCTTAAAATTGTTGATGGCAAGCCGGTCAAGGATAATCTGGAAGTCTCCGGAAAGTCTCTTGTGCATTCAGCTGCACTGACAACTATTGCATTTACCCGGGGATACTTTGGTCACTGGGGGCAGTACATTGTTTCTATTGGCTTGATGTTGTTCGCGTTCTCGACTGCAATAGCGTGGTCCTATTATGGTGACAGAGCGATGACCTACCTGGCTGGCCCTCGTTCGGTAATGCCTTATCGGGTTATCTATGTTGCAGGTTTCATTTGGGCAGCATTCTCAGATACAACGCTGGTATGGGCACTTTCAGCTGTCGCAATTGTAATTATGACTCTGCCTAACCTGTTTGGTATATTAATGCTAAGTAAGGAAATGAAGCAGACGGTGAATGATTACTGGACAAAATTTCACAGTAAATAACTAGCCTGCTAAAATGCGTGTCTGCGTAAATAGGGATATCGATTCCGGTTTGCGCTGACACGTTTTTTTTATCTGGTGTTTATACATCAGTGCACGCCTGCTTTCCCATTATTTGTAACCGTGGAGTATTCATGGCACTAATCGATTGCCCATCCTGTAGTAAAAAAATCTCGGATAAAGCTGACAGTTGTCCACATTGTGGATTTGGTCTGGCTGATGCATCGTCCGAAGATATTTTGCGTAAGCAACAGCTGAAGAAGTTTCAAAAGCTCCAAAGTATTCAAAATCAGTCAATGTTTGCAATGCTGTTGTTTGTCGCCGGTTTTGGCTTTATGTACTGGGGCGGCTCAGCGAAGGGCGATTTGCAATACAATCTCGCCGTACTTTCGGTGGTTGTTGGTTTTATCTGGTACATCGTTAACCGGGTTCGTATTTTAATTATCAAACGTTTTTCATCATGAATATAGAAGCACTTCTGGATGCAATGACACCTGAGGTTTATGACCGTTTGCGCCAGGCCGTCGAGACGGGAAAATGGCCCGATGGTACACCTCTGACAGCCGAGCAGTGCGAGAGCACCATGCAGGCTGTCATGCTGTATCAGTCAAAGGTCGCTCACTCAAATGAGCATATGACGGTTAATGAACAGGGTGAGATTGTTCATAAAAGTAAACGGGACTTTCAACAGTCCCTGAAAGCGTCCAATCAGGAAATAGCGCGGTTTAAACAAGATGATCTTTAAACGTTTATTTAAGCCTGCCCATCAAAGTGCAGATGCCAGTATACGCAAAGCTGCTGTTGACAAGTTATCGCCCCAAAAGCCTCAGGAAAAGTCAGCGCTGCATGAGCTCGCTTTTAATGATTCGGACCCGGGCGTGACGCTGGCTGCACTGCACAGATTGGACAAATTTGCATTGTGGCAAAAGACAGCGCAGTTATCCCGCTTTGATGTGGTAAAGCGCACAGCGCGTCAAGAGGTTGAAAAAGCCGTACTGGCAGAGCAGGGCAGGGAGCTCGATAATCAGCAACGTATTGATTATCTGAAGGAGTCGGCAGACAGCGACCTGGTACGCCGCGCGTTAATGAAACCGGTCGAAGGGCTTGACGATAGCACTACGTTGCAGCTGTTAAGTAAAGTCGGTCAGGATGATTTTACCCTTCAATATTACCAGAACCAGGCTTCTGAAAAAATTCGTGAAGCGTTGATTCAGAATGCTTCTGACGCGCAACTAGATAAATTTCTGCGTAAGGAATCCAGCGATACGCTGATTCGCATTATTGACGAGCACAAGCAGGCGCGTGATGAACAGAAGCGTAAACCAGAAGCGGTTCAGCAGGCTTTGACATTACTATTGTCAAAACTGAAGGCGTTACTGAATAAAGCAGATTATGCAGAAATTAAGCGTCGTCAGTTGTTGCTTGTTGATGAGTACCATCAGCTAAGTAATGAGTTCACCTGGCTGGATAACGAGGCGCAAGCGCGCGCCGCAGATAAATTCAAAACGCTGCACGCAAGAGTCGATGCGCACCTGGAAATGTTACGCCCGGCGTGGGAAGAAGCACAGCAGTCTGAACAGAGACAAGCATTACTTGCTGATGCGCATAGTGCAGCTAATACTGCTTTTCAGGCAGTAAACGCGTTATATGGCGAAGATCGTACTGCTGTTGCAATGGCATCCGTTGAGCATGCTAATACTTGCCTGGAGGCGCTCGAGCACGCAATCAGTCAATTGCCAGATAAGCGCTTATTGTCAGCTGATTCGCGTGAACAAGCCAGGCTGACTCATACCCTTGAGCGGTTGGGACACCTTGTCGCCATTTTTCCTACACAGCAGCACCTTGCTAAACAATTTGAGACATTTCTTGAGACTGCGGACGAACAGCAGGCTGTGACGCAGGAAGCGCTCGATGCGCTTGAACAAGAATACGATGCTTATGTGCAAAAAATCGAACAGATGCCTGAAGCCTGGTTATCGCAATGGCGGGATATTCGAAAACGTCACAGGAAAGCGCTCAAATCTGCAAAAGAAGCGAGCGATGAAAAAACAAAATCGGTCAGACGATTGCTAAGTATAGTAGGTAGCCTGATTAGCGAGGGCCGTTACAAAGCGGCGCTTTCACGCTATTCAAATTTAAAAGCGGAGTTTGATTCACTCAGTAATGCAGATCAGAGTCGCTTACAGCGACGGTTTGAAGATGTTCGATCGCAAGTCGAGCGCCTTGAAGGATGGCAATCCTATCTGGCGGCACCACGCAAACCAGAATTATTGACCCAGGCAGAAATGCTGGCAAGTCAGCGCCCCGACAGTATCAAAGCCCGGGCAAAGCAGATAAAGGTGTTGCGAGAGCAATGGCAAAGCCTGACGAAGCCTGGTGATAACAGCGAAGAATCTGTTCAATTTGACGCGGCCCTGGAAAAGGCGTTCGCCCCCTGCAGAGAGCACTATGCGAAGCAGGAGGAAATCCGTGAACAGGCCAAACAGGAGCGGCTGAAACTCATTGAAGCGGTCAATCAGCTTTCAGCTTCTCAGGAAGACATCACAGCGATTGCGAAACGCTATGAACAGCTTAAACAGGAATGGCGTAATGCCGGTCAGGTTGAAAAGGCAACTTATGAAGCACTTAAAAAGCAGTGGGGTGAAGCCTCTTCTTCTGTAAACCAGCGCGTTACTCAATGGCATCTTGAAAACCGTGAACAGAAGCAAAGCTTAATCGATGCGGTAAATGCGTTGCAGGAGATAGAGGATCGTCAGGCCGCTGCGACTCAGGCTCAACATCTGCAAAAAGAATGGAAGCAGGTTGGTCATGCTGGTCCGAAGCACGAAAACAAGCTGTGGCGTGCATTTAAGCAGGCGAATGATACATTATTCGATGCTTTAAAATCTCAGCAGGCAGATATAAAAGAAAAACAGAAAGTTGAAGCACAGCAGTGGATTAACATGATTGACGCTTTACTGGCGGAACTTTCTGAGACCGATGCTTCTGCAGCGCAGGGTCAGCTTGATAAAATTAAAGCTGATGCCGGAGCATTAAGCAAAGCGGTTCCAAAGTTGGATAAGAAGCTGAAATTTGCAGAAACTATGCTGCGTGATGCCCGCAACCATAAGCGTAAGGATGCCAGAAAGGCAGAGTATCGTGCGCTGTTAAGTGGCTTAAGCGCCTGGACTGATGCAGACAGTCCTGCTACAGACCAGATTCCTGATGAAGTCTGGCGCGCCATGAATAAACAGCACCAGTCGGTAATGCTTAAGCCTCTTGTCGTTAACGCAGACCGCGGCTGGTTTACCACGCAGTTAGAGCTACTCGCTGATTGTCCAAGTCCTGAAGCTTTCTTAGCTCAGCGGCAGGATATTCAACTGGCAATGATGATGGATAAACTGGAAAGCGGTGAGTCGTACTCATTAAATGATACTTTACTCAGGTGGATTTCCTGCGGACCGGTTACGCAAGATGACTCTGCTGCGTATACACGACTTCGCGAAGTGATTGAGCAGCGCCTGATTAATCACGATAAAAAGAGCATTGAACAATGAAAGTTCAGATTGAATATGAGTTTCAGACTGAGCAGCACGCTTATCGTTTTTTAAATACGGCTATGCATATGGAGGCCGAAGCCCTCAAGGTAAAACTCGGGCGGTCGGACCATCATGTATCGGTTGCTTATCAATATGCTGATCATGCCTTTGATTCAACCGCAGCCGATTTAGACGACCTGGCCAGAGAGCTTGGTGGCGAAGAGGTTCGTTAATAGTCGTACAGGTACCGGGTCAAATTTTCGCGGTACCTGGCTCGGTTAAAACACAATGCAAAAGTAATGAATAAAACATTTCAAAAAAGGGAAAAGGCCTTAGTCGCCGCGCTAACCCGTGCCTGTGAAACTGCGAAGTCCTGGGATAGCGGGTTTCTATGGTTAACTCACACTGTCCGACATAACGACTTTCCCGACAGTCTTGTAATCACTTGTGTTTTTAGCTTGGACGCTGAACTTGTAGCGGTGAAAGAGCAGGGTATAGACAAAAAATTGTGTGTGCTTATACAGAAACAAATGAATGATTCAGGTCTGGTAGTTAAAAATGTTCAGCGCCACATGCGCATGGATAGCGAAGAAAGTTGTCTGCGAGAAGATGCCGGCAACTGGGAAAAACGGCTTAATAAGCAGTGCTTTTAGTTAAAAGCGGTCATGATGTAGCTGCTTACGTTTTCACCCCGCTTTTTTGTCTTACCATGATCCGTGTGCATGTGAATCTGCATATCATACTGACGGAATAATTAGTTCAATGCTGGCTGGTCGCATTTCTCAAGCTACATATCATTAGCCAGATAAATCAAATCTTTTTTAAAAATACAGCTCGCCGTATATCTGAGGCATCGTTTTCAAATTTCCTCTCCAAAGACTCGCTCACTCAAATGTTGTCCTTCCATATCACGCTTTCAACTTTCAATAAGATGTAATTAAAAATCATGAGTCTTCATGATGAAAATATTGTTCATAAAGCTCATGGACAATAAGAGCAAAACGTCATTAATGAATTAAATAATAATTATTTCAATTACATATCTTTAACTGGTGATTAACATTACGCTTGCGGCCGTCTTAAGTGAATGTGCCAATAATAATGAATAAATTATCTTTTGCCCTGTTCTGCCTGGCAGTGGCGTCACAATCAAATGCGAAGAGTAATCAAGACTTCGACAACGACACAGCAAACAAATACGAAGAAAGGCTAAGCGGGCTTGAACAGCAGTTTGAAAGTAGCTCCCGTCAGGTATCCCTTGGAGGTCGTCTTCAGATAGATTTCAATGGCTTTAACGGCGCGTATAACGCTGATAATGGCGGAGACTTTGGCGCAGAACTTTTTCCCCGCCGCGCCCGTCTTTCAGTGGATGGGGAGCGCACCGACCTTGAGTATAAAATGATTCTCGAGTTTGCTGAAGACACCATAGAAATTTTACTACTAAGGTTTGAATACGTCGGCTTTGATGATGGCCCTGTCATTAAGTTTGGGAAAATCAGAGAAGATATTTCACTCGATGCGCTAACAAGCTCTAAGCACATGGCACTTATAGAGAGGGCTAGTGTCGCAAATACAATGTCTCCCTATTTCCGTTGGGGAGTGTCAGCAAATCAATACTTTCCAACCACAGGCCTGCGTTACGCATTTGGTATCTATAAAAATGACGCATTTGGTGCAAATGGGAAGGACACAGATGGTGCATTAGCGCTAGCTGCTTCGGGTCGATTAACCTGGAATCTTGCACTTGACCATGAACAACTCTTTCACGCTGGAGGATGGAGTTCATACCGTGAATTCGGTGACGAACAACTCAACGGTGCTTTCGCCCGTGCAGAAATTCGTGAGCCGAATGTTCGACTCGTGGACTACAGTGCCGGCGGTCAATTAGTTCGCCTTGATTATCTTTCTCAGCATGGGTTTGAAGCAGCTTGGCAAAATGGACCGCTGCTTATACAGGGTGAGTACGCAGAGCGACGAATATCGACCAGCGATACAAGCTCCGAATTGAATCGGGCCACCTACGCTGGCTATTACATTCAAGCAAGTTACATGCTGACCGGTGAGCACAAATTCTATTCTACATCCAGTGCACGTTTCAATCAGCCTAAAGGTGTAGCGAACGCATGGGAGATTGCGGTAAGAGCTTCATCTATGGATGCGACGAGCGATTTGCAAGGCACCAGGGCGCAAAGTTACACCTTGGGCGTGTCTTACTACATCGATGAAGACACCAAAATAATGGTAAATGGCATTCGCAGTAGTGTTTCAGGTCCGGGCACGCTTGCACTGGTGAACACCAATACTGAAGGAAACGCGATTACGGCGCGTTTTCATTATGATTTTTAGGAGACATGTGTGCAATTAAGACTATTAAGTTTTTTATTATTTTTGGGAGTTAGCATCGGCGCAGTAGCGAAGGACCACTTTCTTATACCCGGTGGGCCAGGTGGGGGATGGGATACTACTGCCCGGGGTATCGGTGAGGCGCTGATGAAATCAGGTATATCTGATAACGCATCTTTTCAAAATATGTCCGGAGGTGGCGGCGGGCGGGCGATTGCTTACCTGATTGAACTAGGCAACCGGCAGGGTGACATGTTGATGGTTAACTCTACTCCTATTGTTATCCGAGCGCTGACCGGCCAAGTCCCATATAGCTACCACGACCTGAAGCCAGTCGCCAGTATCATTGCTGATTATGGTGCTTTCGTTGTTCGCGACGACTCGCCTTTTAAAACGTGGGATGACGCCATTGATGAGTTGCGTGATGATATTCGCGCGATAACCATCGCCGGAGGTTCAGCCAGAGGAAGCATGGACCATCTGGTTGCTGCGCTAGCCGTAAATGCTGCCGATCTAAATGGCGCACGGATACGCTATATCCCATACGATGCGGGCGGTCAGGCTAAAGCAGGTTTGCTTTCCGGGGAAATACAGATGCTATCCACCGGGCTTAGTGAGGCGCTGGAAATTGCCCAAAGTGGCCAGGCCCGAATCCTTGCTGTAACGGCACCTGAACCAATACCTGCGTATCCTGAATTACCAACACTAAAGTCTATGGGCTATGAGACAAGTTTCGCAAACTGGCGTGGATTGTTTGCTTCGCCTGACACGCCTGATTCGAAGGTTGAAGAGTACGTGAGGCGTTATCGCAAACTGATGCAAACCGAAGCATGGGCAAAAGTCAGAGATCGCAATGGGTGGATGGATTTGTTTAGACCTACCGATAAGTTTCAGGCAGACCTTCGAGAGCAAGAAGCACAACTTGAAGTTCTGATGACCAAATTAGGTTTTATTCGTTAGGAGTTAATCATGCTTATCAGACAAGTATTGGGCCCGGGATTATTTCTGACCTTTTTCACTATCTACGGCATTTACGCCTGGCAAATTCCGTTATTGCCATTTGAAAAATATGAAGTGGTTGACTCATCAACGCTACCAAAACTATATGCAGGATTAGGTTTGCTCTTCAGCTTTTTAGGGGTGGTTACACAAATTATAAAATACAGCGAAGGTACCGGTTCGCAAAAACCTCTTGGTCTTAAATTCGTCAATATAAAGCAAATAGGACTGGTAGTTTTACTAATGGTGATCTACAGCTTCCTACTAGAACCACTAGGTTTCATTGTCGCTACACTGCTATTCCTTTTAACAGGTTTTTGGGTCATGGGTGAACGCCGGAGTAGGGTGCTCCTGCTCTCCTCAGTCCCGGTAGTCGTCGTATTCTGGCTACTCATGACCCAACTTCTCGATATCTATCTTGCCACTGGCACTTTCTGGAGTTAACTATGTTTGATGCAATAATGGTCGGCGTAGACGCGGCCTTTCAATGGCAAAATGTGATGTATGTTGTGGTCGGCTGTCTTGTTGGCACCTTTATTGGCATGTTGCCCGGTCTGGGACCAATTACAGCTATCGCCCTGATGATTCCAATTACTTACAGTATTGGACCAAGTTCAGGGATGATCCTGATGGCAGGGGTCTACTACGGTGCTATTTTTGGTGGTTCCACCAGTTCAATTCTCATCAATGCACCGGGTATCGCCGGTACCGTAGCGTCTTCTTTTGATGGCTATCCGCTGGCTCAGAAAGGAATGGCAGGTAAGGCGCTGGCAATCGCTGCGTGGTCGTCGTTTACCGGTGGAACCATCGGTGCAATCATGCTTATGATAGCAGCGCCCACGCTTGCTGAAGTGTCGCTTAGTTTCCATTCCGGCGATTACGTTATGCTTATGCTTTTAGGGCTGACAGCTATAGCTGCATTTTCAAGTAACGGTGAGTTCCTCAAAGCCATGATGATGACCGTTTTCGGTTTGGCACTGTCAACCGTTGGAATTGACCCATCATCAGGCACCGAGCGGTTTACCTTTGGACAACCGGATTTATTGGACGGCCTGAGCTTTTTACTGATTGCGATGGCGACTTTCGCGCTTTCTGAAGCGCTGATGAATGTTATCAATCCGGATAAGGACAAAGATGATGGGATGGGAGGTAAGGCTCTGGGTAGCTTTAAACTTAGTCGTGACGAAATCAGAGAAATCTATCCTTCGGTAGGACGGTCTTCCTTTATTGGCTTTCTGATAGGCGTGCTACCCGGTGCAGGGGCTACTATTGCCAGTTTTATGGCATATGCGGCAGAAAGAAATCTTGCCCCGGCAAAATACAAAAAATCATTTGGACGAGGTGCTAAACGTGGTCTGGCGGCGCCCGAAGCAGCTAACAATGCTGCCTGTACCGGCTCATTCGTGCCGCTACTAACATTGGGAATTCCTGGATCGGGAACTACAGCCATAATGCTGGGAGCGCTAATAGCGTATGGTCTGCAGCCAGGGCCATTGCTGATGCAGGATAATCCGGATGTGTTCTGGTCGGTTATCGTTTCAATGTACTTCGGTAATGTCGTTCTGTTAATTTTAAATTTGCCTCTTATTCCCTATCTGGCGAAAATTCTTGTCATGCCCAAATCTTTACTGACAA contains:
- a CDS encoding alanine/glycine:cation symporter family protein, with amino-acid sequence MEGLYNFLTSLDGVLGGSPWFPFVLLGVGLFFTIYLKFPQVRYFKHAWKVVFGKFDKGNEPGDTTHFRALTTALSGTVGTGNISGVAFALYLGGPAALFWMWATAFFGMTTKFVEVTLSHKYRVQTEDGTMAGGPMYYMDRRLNMKWLAIAFAVATVISSFGTGNLPQSNGIAQSIEATFGFEPAIVGSVLGILLALVILGGIQRIAAFTARVVPLMAVIYLIGALAVIFANLENIGPSFVAIVSDAFSGSAAAGGFLGASLAYAFNKGVNRGLFSNEAGQGSAPIAHAAAKTKEPASEGMVSLLEPFIDTIMICTITGLVILSSGVWKEKHENNFDRSDMYFVQGTYDDQSAEDVGKLYNFLNEIKDHDIQAYSGDIRIVNGTAVSDGFTLINARSVAEDVKYSVSGEDPFTGTLKIVDGKPVKDNLEVSGKSLVHSAALTTIAFTRGYFGHWGQYIVSIGLMLFAFSTAIAWSYYGDRAMTYLAGPRSVMPYRVIYVAGFIWAAFSDTTLVWALSAVAIVIMTLPNLFGILMLSKEMKQTVNDYWTKFHSK
- a CDS encoding zinc ribbon domain-containing protein; translation: MALIDCPSCSKKISDKADSCPHCGFGLADASSEDILRKQQLKKFQKLQSIQNQSMFAMLLFVAGFGFMYWGGSAKGDLQYNLAVLSVVVGFIWYIVNRVRILIIKRFSS
- a CDS encoding YeaC family protein, coding for MNIEALLDAMTPEVYDRLRQAVETGKWPDGTPLTAEQCESTMQAVMLYQSKVAHSNEHMTVNEQGEIVHKSKRDFQQSLKASNQEIARFKQDDL
- a CDS encoding DUF349 domain-containing protein, whose protein sequence is MIFKRLFKPAHQSADASIRKAAVDKLSPQKPQEKSALHELAFNDSDPGVTLAALHRLDKFALWQKTAQLSRFDVVKRTARQEVEKAVLAEQGRELDNQQRIDYLKESADSDLVRRALMKPVEGLDDSTTLQLLSKVGQDDFTLQYYQNQASEKIREALIQNASDAQLDKFLRKESSDTLIRIIDEHKQARDEQKRKPEAVQQALTLLLSKLKALLNKADYAEIKRRQLLLVDEYHQLSNEFTWLDNEAQARAADKFKTLHARVDAHLEMLRPAWEEAQQSEQRQALLADAHSAANTAFQAVNALYGEDRTAVAMASVEHANTCLEALEHAISQLPDKRLLSADSREQARLTHTLERLGHLVAIFPTQQHLAKQFETFLETADEQQAVTQEALDALEQEYDAYVQKIEQMPEAWLSQWRDIRKRHRKALKSAKEASDEKTKSVRRLLSIVGSLISEGRYKAALSRYSNLKAEFDSLSNADQSRLQRRFEDVRSQVERLEGWQSYLAAPRKPELLTQAEMLASQRPDSIKARAKQIKVLREQWQSLTKPGDNSEESVQFDAALEKAFAPCREHYAKQEEIREQAKQERLKLIEAVNQLSASQEDITAIAKRYEQLKQEWRNAGQVEKATYEALKKQWGEASSSVNQRVTQWHLENREQKQSLIDAVNALQEIEDRQAAATQAQHLQKEWKQVGHAGPKHENKLWRAFKQANDTLFDALKSQQADIKEKQKVEAQQWINMIDALLAELSETDASAAQGQLDKIKADAGALSKAVPKLDKKLKFAETMLRDARNHKRKDARKAEYRALLSGLSAWTDADSPATDQIPDEVWRAMNKQHQSVMLKPLVVNADRGWFTTQLELLADCPSPEAFLAQRQDIQLAMMMDKLESGESYSLNDTLLRWISCGPVTQDDSAAYTRLREVIEQRLINHDKKSIEQ
- a CDS encoding Fis family transcriptional regulator — its product is MNKTFQKREKALVAALTRACETAKSWDSGFLWLTHTVRHNDFPDSLVITCVFSLDAELVAVKEQGIDKKLCVLIQKQMNDSGLVVKNVQRHMRMDSEESCLREDAGNWEKRLNKQCF
- a CDS encoding OprO/OprP family phosphate-selective porin produces the protein MNKLSFALFCLAVASQSNAKSNQDFDNDTANKYEERLSGLEQQFESSSRQVSLGGRLQIDFNGFNGAYNADNGGDFGAELFPRRARLSVDGERTDLEYKMILEFAEDTIEILLLRFEYVGFDDGPVIKFGKIREDISLDALTSSKHMALIERASVANTMSPYFRWGVSANQYFPTTGLRYAFGIYKNDAFGANGKDTDGALALAASGRLTWNLALDHEQLFHAGGWSSYREFGDEQLNGAFARAEIREPNVRLVDYSAGGQLVRLDYLSQHGFEAAWQNGPLLIQGEYAERRISTSDTSSELNRATYAGYYIQASYMLTGEHKFYSTSSARFNQPKGVANAWEIAVRASSMDATSDLQGTRAQSYTLGVSYYIDEDTKIMVNGIRSSVSGPGTLALVNTNTEGNAITARFHYDF
- a CDS encoding Bug family tripartite tricarboxylate transporter substrate binding protein, giving the protein MQLRLLSFLLFLGVSIGAVAKDHFLIPGGPGGGWDTTARGIGEALMKSGISDNASFQNMSGGGGGRAIAYLIELGNRQGDMLMVNSTPIVIRALTGQVPYSYHDLKPVASIIADYGAFVVRDDSPFKTWDDAIDELRDDIRAITIAGGSARGSMDHLVAALAVNAADLNGARIRYIPYDAGGQAKAGLLSGEIQMLSTGLSEALEIAQSGQARILAVTAPEPIPAYPELPTLKSMGYETSFANWRGLFASPDTPDSKVEEYVRRYRKLMQTEAWAKVRDRNGWMDLFRPTDKFQADLREQEAQLEVLMTKLGFIR
- a CDS encoding tripartite tricarboxylate transporter TctB family protein, with protein sequence MLIRQVLGPGLFLTFFTIYGIYAWQIPLLPFEKYEVVDSSTLPKLYAGLGLLFSFLGVVTQIIKYSEGTGSQKPLGLKFVNIKQIGLVVLLMVIYSFLLEPLGFIVATLLFLLTGFWVMGERRSRVLLLSSVPVVVVFWLLMTQLLDIYLATGTFWS
- a CDS encoding tripartite tricarboxylate transporter permease, coding for MFDAIMVGVDAAFQWQNVMYVVVGCLVGTFIGMLPGLGPITAIALMIPITYSIGPSSGMILMAGVYYGAIFGGSTSSILINAPGIAGTVASSFDGYPLAQKGMAGKALAIAAWSSFTGGTIGAIMLMIAAPTLAEVSLSFHSGDYVMLMLLGLTAIAAFSSNGEFLKAMMMTVFGLALSTVGIDPSSGTERFTFGQPDLLDGLSFLLIAMATFALSEALMNVINPDKDKDDGMGGKALGSFKLSRDEIREIYPSVGRSSFIGFLIGVLPGAGATIASFMAYAAERNLAPAKYKKSFGRGAKRGLAAPEAANNAACTGSFVPLLTLGIPGSGTTAIMLGALIAYGLQPGPLLMQDNPDVFWSVIVSMYFGNVVLLILNLPLIPYLAKILVMPKSLLTIFILFFSLIGVYLVSFNTFDLFMMIGFASVALLLRLLAFPMAPLLLGFILVLGFILGDMIERNFRRAMLISDGSLNFIWERPLTLSILAIAIVVLLVPLLGFIKNRRNRSTATPD